A genomic segment from Alistipes senegalensis JC50 encodes:
- a CDS encoding sulfatase, producing the protein MKDKRLLYLLGAGTLTGLAGTAGAQQQRPNIIYMMADQLRADVLGYAGDGLAVTPNIDRFARQSLDFTNAVSVSPVSAAYRASLITGKYTSSTGMVINELNLNPNHRTLAHVLTDAGYQTGYVGKVHWNDAHRRPYKPGPERMGFDGYWATYSFNHINYSAFYDTDGPDGEPVHVDLKGQYGPEVFTGLALDYIREHAGDEQPFTLMLSWSPTHDPWVRRNVPAHCYERFKDVKFELPENFNENPDPYMDRFFSEYFNGRTSWRDDFVKGEGYQEAMRCYYAMVNSIDEQFGRVVELLDSLGIADNTIVVFTSDHGEMMTSQGRMFKMIFYDEACRIPFLIRCPGAKRGRTDVCLNTPDIAPTLLGLVGLSDSIPAEMEGDDLSFAVRGGKGLEPDFAFMQGMGHTHLWRNGFEWRAVRDKRYTYARYLRDGSELLFDRQKDPHMTRNVAEDKKYAKVLASLRSGMAAKMEELNDEFKPCTWYRDHWMYKDFSIKAAAHGEFGPLPPIEPVRVRK; encoded by the coding sequence ATGAAAGACAAACGATTGCTGTACCTGCTCGGAGCAGGTACGTTGACAGGACTTGCGGGGACTGCCGGGGCGCAGCAGCAGCGTCCCAACATCATCTACATGATGGCCGACCAGCTGCGGGCCGACGTGCTGGGATATGCCGGCGACGGGCTGGCCGTGACGCCCAACATCGACCGGTTCGCGCGCCAGTCGCTCGATTTCACCAATGCCGTGTCGGTCAGCCCGGTCAGCGCCGCCTACCGGGCGAGCCTGATAACGGGCAAATACACCTCATCGACGGGCATGGTGATCAACGAACTGAACCTGAATCCCAACCACCGGACCCTGGCCCATGTGCTCACGGATGCCGGCTACCAGACCGGCTACGTGGGCAAAGTCCATTGGAACGACGCCCACCGCCGTCCCTACAAGCCGGGGCCCGAGCGCATGGGATTCGACGGCTATTGGGCGACCTATTCGTTCAACCACATCAATTACAGCGCATTTTACGATACGGACGGTCCCGACGGCGAGCCCGTGCATGTCGATCTCAAAGGGCAATACGGTCCGGAGGTCTTCACGGGGCTCGCGCTCGACTACATTCGTGAACATGCCGGCGACGAACAGCCCTTCACGCTGATGCTCTCCTGGAGCCCCACGCACGACCCCTGGGTCCGCAGGAACGTTCCGGCGCATTGTTACGAGAGATTCAAAGACGTGAAATTCGAGCTTCCGGAGAATTTCAACGAGAATCCCGATCCCTATATGGACCGCTTTTTCTCCGAGTATTTCAACGGCCGGACCAGCTGGCGCGACGATTTCGTCAAAGGGGAGGGGTATCAGGAGGCCATGCGCTGCTATTATGCGATGGTGAACTCCATCGACGAGCAGTTCGGTCGCGTGGTGGAGCTGCTCGACAGCCTGGGCATCGCCGACAACACGATTGTCGTCTTTACGTCGGATCACGGCGAGATGATGACCTCGCAGGGCCGCATGTTCAAGATGATCTTCTACGACGAGGCGTGCCGCATTCCCTTTCTCATCCGTTGCCCCGGGGCGAAGAGGGGACGGACGGATGTCTGCCTCAATACGCCCGACATCGCGCCCACGCTGCTCGGTCTGGTCGGGCTCTCCGACAGCATCCCGGCCGAGATGGAGGGCGACGACCTCAGTTTCGCGGTGCGCGGCGGCAAGGGCCTCGAACCGGATTTCGCCTTCATGCAGGGAATGGGACATACCCACCTTTGGCGCAACGGGTTCGAATGGCGCGCCGTGCGGGACAAGCGCTACACCTATGCCCGTTATCTGCGCGACGGTTCCGAACTGCTTTTCGACCGGCAGAAGGACCCGCACATGACCCGCAATGTCGCTGAAGACAAGAAATATGCGAAGGTCCTCGCCTCGCTCCGCAGCGGAATGGCTGCCAAAATGGAGGAGCTGAACGACGAATTCAAGCCCTGTACGTGGTATCGTGACCATTGGATGTACAAGGATTTCAGCATCAAGGCCGCTGCGCACGGCGAATTCGGGCCGCTGCCTCCGATCGAGCCGGTCCGCGTCCGGAAATAG
- a CDS encoding hybrid sensor histidine kinase/response regulator transcription factor, producing MKRFIISLFLLIGCSGAVSARNYALVSYNADNGLSHNTVRCIAQDQRGFMWFGTADGLNRFDGVAFRVYDSEDLRHGLLNTSVHALCADRKNRLWVGTEQGVYLYDERKDLFSSFSVRTQYGVVITGRITRIFENGDGKIWIGTEAQGFFIYYPEDGTLEQNSRLSDAVTDMVGGPDWNVFVSARNGTVAEFDSEGKQRLAVYAKERSGHVPSVVRSLCYSNDELWGCFETDGLAKMVWSGESAADWTMRREMSARALLPLSRGELMVGSDDGLFVFYTGSEEIDPVTDMTVRRESYTHTVNALFRDHEGGIWVATQYNGITYLPRRLKPIEHMPLKIGERGKTLATCFAEDGGGSLWVAIDKRGVLKVSADGRTVSEPFRGGPDSFLREVKNVRTMLVAGGRLWMGTFAGGVYTRDMKTGAVRNYRNNPGVGTSLCDDDVEALFRDDTGTIYAGTPWGFARYDRKLDDFVRVNKGGNDLSVCDFAQAGPGMIWVLARNKGAFLFDVASGDFRHYMFARSSTPNSVCILTDSRDDVWLGTETGLFRLNRETRHFVPFNAGGDRLKGVPIASLEEGDDGMLWIASNNGLFSLDTETQEVRYHLTVRDGLTGNQFNDRASLRMRDGRLCFSGINGYSVFRPGDLQRNGFVPSVCMTGLLINDRGVEIDRGGQNPSPLKYPLHLNKELRLKYNQNSVGFTFAALSYQSSSKNGYTYRLAGQDKEWSFTDRNEVHFTNLSPGRYTFEVRGSNDDGVWSENTARVAFVIQPPFYRSAPAVVCYLLLLGLLAGCGTWYVRRKHRLKLAEFASQQEKINYQSKIDFFTNVAHEIRTPLSLIKVPLESILREDAHFPPKVRDYLRVMEKNTSNLLEMVNQLLDLRKTEETDYTPTMKPCDVSELVNELCVRFGPAAEVGGIRLERHVEPGVVAQVDCDAISKIVNNLLSNALKYARSKCCVALAAGDNCFRITVSDDGQGIVPEDMERIFNTFYQSGNSKGGTGIGLPLARLLAIKHGGSVVCANGERGGAVFTVEIPLDPAAVASGASDGPDSGPDGGGDAQIPPPPFAAEETGTCKILIVEDNDDLRAVIAEIIGARYEVLTAANGKIALGVLADNNCDLIVSDIMMPEMDGYELCEYVKSELRYSHIPIIQLTAKTSVEDKVRGLEYGADAYIEKPFSAEHLMAQIDSLIKNRERIRRALLSGTGHADTASLGLSKRDAEFVEKLNFHIEEHLCEETFYIEQLAEKMFMSRSNFYRKVKSLFGISPNDYMKTYRLRKAAEMIRSGDFLIKEIYEQVGFKTSSYFSACFREEFGMTPKQY from the coding sequence ATGAAAAGATTCATCATATCGCTCTTTCTGCTGATCGGGTGCTCCGGAGCCGTTTCGGCCCGGAATTACGCGCTGGTCAGTTATAACGCGGACAACGGTCTGTCGCACAATACGGTCCGGTGCATCGCCCAGGATCAGCGCGGGTTCATGTGGTTTGGCACGGCCGACGGCCTGAATCGCTTCGACGGGGTTGCGTTCCGCGTCTATGATTCGGAAGACCTCCGGCACGGACTGCTGAACACGTCGGTCCATGCGCTGTGCGCCGACCGTAAAAACCGGTTGTGGGTGGGGACCGAGCAGGGCGTTTACCTGTACGACGAGCGTAAGGATCTGTTTTCCTCTTTCAGCGTGCGCACGCAGTACGGCGTGGTCATCACCGGGCGTATCACCCGCATCTTCGAGAACGGCGACGGCAAAATCTGGATCGGCACGGAGGCCCAGGGGTTTTTCATCTATTATCCCGAGGATGGCACGCTCGAACAGAACAGCCGTCTGTCCGACGCCGTGACCGACATGGTCGGCGGCCCGGACTGGAACGTCTTCGTGAGCGCCCGGAACGGCACGGTCGCGGAGTTCGACAGCGAGGGGAAACAGCGGCTGGCGGTCTATGCGAAGGAGCGGAGCGGACATGTGCCCTCCGTGGTCAGATCGCTTTGTTACAGCAACGACGAACTGTGGGGGTGTTTCGAGACCGACGGACTTGCGAAAATGGTCTGGTCGGGGGAGAGCGCTGCGGACTGGACGATGCGCCGGGAGATGTCGGCCCGTGCGCTGCTGCCGCTTTCGCGCGGCGAGCTGATGGTCGGTTCGGACGACGGACTGTTCGTCTTTTATACGGGTTCGGAAGAGATCGACCCCGTGACGGACATGACCGTCCGCCGCGAGAGCTACACCCATACGGTCAATGCGCTTTTCCGCGACCACGAGGGCGGAATCTGGGTCGCCACGCAGTACAACGGCATTACCTACCTTCCCCGCCGGCTCAAACCGATCGAACATATGCCGTTGAAGATCGGGGAGCGGGGCAAGACGCTCGCCACCTGTTTCGCCGAGGACGGCGGCGGCAGTCTGTGGGTTGCCATTGACAAACGGGGTGTGCTGAAGGTGAGTGCCGACGGGCGCACCGTCTCGGAACCTTTCCGCGGCGGTCCGGATTCTTTCCTGCGGGAGGTGAAAAACGTGCGGACGATGCTCGTCGCCGGAGGACGCCTGTGGATGGGAACCTTCGCCGGGGGTGTTTATACCCGCGACATGAAGACAGGGGCGGTGCGCAACTACCGGAACAACCCCGGGGTGGGGACCTCGCTCTGCGACGACGACGTGGAGGCGCTTTTCCGCGACGACACCGGGACGATCTACGCCGGAACGCCGTGGGGATTCGCCCGCTACGATCGCAAACTCGACGATTTCGTGCGGGTGAACAAAGGGGGCAACGACCTTTCTGTCTGCGATTTCGCCCAGGCGGGGCCCGGCATGATCTGGGTGCTGGCCCGCAACAAGGGCGCTTTTCTGTTCGATGTCGCTTCCGGAGATTTCCGGCACTATATGTTCGCCCGGAGCAGCACGCCCAACAGCGTCTGCATCCTGACCGACAGCCGCGACGACGTGTGGCTGGGTACGGAGACGGGGTTGTTCCGGCTGAACCGCGAAACCCGGCACTTCGTTCCGTTCAATGCCGGCGGCGACAGGCTGAAAGGAGTGCCGATCGCCTCGCTGGAAGAAGGCGACGACGGAATGCTCTGGATTGCGAGCAACAACGGGCTTTTCAGCCTCGACACCGAGACGCAGGAGGTGCGCTACCACCTGACCGTCCGCGACGGCCTCACCGGCAACCAGTTCAACGACCGCGCTTCGCTGCGCATGCGCGACGGGCGGCTCTGTTTCAGCGGCATCAACGGTTATTCGGTCTTCCGGCCCGGGGATCTGCAACGCAACGGGTTCGTCCCTTCGGTCTGCATGACCGGGCTCCTCATCAACGACCGCGGGGTGGAGATCGACCGCGGGGGCCAGAATCCTTCGCCGCTCAAATATCCGCTGCATCTGAACAAGGAGCTCAGACTGAAATACAACCAGAACTCCGTCGGGTTTACCTTTGCGGCCCTGAGCTACCAGTCCTCGTCCAAGAATGGCTATACCTACCGGCTCGCCGGGCAGGATAAGGAGTGGAGCTTCACCGACCGCAACGAGGTCCATTTCACCAATCTCTCGCCGGGGCGCTACACCTTCGAGGTGCGCGGCTCGAACGATGACGGCGTGTGGAGCGAGAATACGGCCCGCGTCGCTTTCGTGATTCAGCCGCCGTTCTACCGTTCGGCGCCGGCTGTCGTGTGCTACCTGCTTCTGCTGGGCCTGCTGGCCGGGTGCGGGACCTGGTACGTCCGCCGGAAGCACCGTCTGAAACTCGCCGAGTTCGCCTCGCAGCAGGAGAAGATCAACTATCAGTCGAAGATCGATTTCTTCACCAACGTGGCCCACGAAATCCGGACGCCCCTTTCGCTGATCAAGGTTCCCCTCGAATCGATTCTGAGGGAGGATGCGCATTTCCCGCCCAAGGTCCGGGATTACCTCCGCGTCATGGAAAAGAACACGAGCAATCTGCTGGAGATGGTCAACCAGCTGCTCGATCTGCGCAAGACCGAAGAGACGGATTACACGCCGACGATGAAGCCGTGCGACGTTTCGGAACTGGTGAACGAATTGTGCGTGCGTTTCGGTCCGGCCGCGGAGGTCGGCGGCATCCGCCTCGAACGGCATGTCGAGCCCGGCGTGGTGGCGCAGGTTGACTGCGACGCCATCTCGAAGATCGTGAACAATCTGTTGTCCAATGCGCTGAAATACGCTCGAAGCAAATGCTGCGTGGCTCTCGCCGCCGGGGATAATTGTTTCCGCATCACGGTTTCCGACGACGGGCAGGGCATCGTTCCCGAAGATATGGAGCGTATTTTCAACACCTTCTACCAGTCGGGCAACAGCAAGGGCGGAACCGGTATCGGGCTGCCGCTGGCTCGCCTGCTTGCGATCAAGCACGGCGGAAGCGTCGTGTGCGCCAACGGCGAGCGGGGCGGGGCTGTGTTCACAGTGGAGATTCCGCTCGATCCTGCGGCTGTCGCGTCCGGTGCGTCGGACGGCCCGGATTCCGGGCCGGACGGCGGCGGGGATGCGCAAATCCCCCCCCCTCCCTTCGCCGCCGAAGAGACGGGAACCTGCAAGATACTGATCGTGGAGGATAACGACGATCTGAGGGCGGTCATCGCCGAGATCATCGGTGCCCGCTACGAGGTGCTGACGGCCGCCAACGGCAAAATAGCGCTCGGCGTCCTCGCCGACAACAACTGCGATCTGATCGTGAGCGACATCATGATGCCCGAGATGGACGGCTATGAATTGTGCGAATACGTCAAGTCGGAATTGCGTTACAGCCACATTCCCATCATCCAGCTCACGGCGAAGACCTCGGTCGAGGACAAGGTCCGCGGATTGGAATACGGCGCCGACGCCTACATCGAAAAGCCTTTCTCCGCCGAGCACCTGATGGCTCAGATCGACAGCCTGATCAAGAACCGGGAGCGCATCCGCCGTGCGCTGCTCTCCGGAACGGGGCACGCCGACACGGCGTCGCTCGGTCTCAGCAAGCGCGATGCGGAGTTCGTCGAGAAACTGAACTTCCACATCGAGGAGCACCTCTGCGAAGAGACGTTCTACATCGAACAGCTGGCCGAAAAGATGTTCATGAGCCGTTCGAACTTCTATCGCAAGGTCAAGAGCCTGTTCGGCATATCGCCCAACGACTACATGAAAACCTACCGCCTGCGCAAGGCTGCGGAGATGATCCGCAGCGGCGATTTCCTGATCAAGGAGATCTACGAGCAGGTGGGCTTCAAGACTTCGAGCTACTTCTCGGCCTGCTTCCGCGAGGAGTTCGGGATGACGCCCAAGCAATATTAA
- a CDS encoding sulfatase-like hydrolase/transferase — protein MVNKTVFALGASAAALAGGAATAAKQPNIILIMVDDMGYSDVGCYGGEIPTPNIDRLAKSGVRYTQFYSTARSCPTRASLMTGLYAHQAGIGGMSEDPVPGRKPGDPSPRKPAAYQGYLNRNCVTIAEVLKSAGYHTYMAGKWHLGMHGQEKWPLQRGFDRFYGILAGASSYLRPHGGRGLTLDNTKLPPPEAPYYTTDAFTDYAIEFLDSNKGDGKPYFLYLAYNAPHWPLHAKQEDIDKFLGKYDAGWEAIREARFRRQAELGLVDDSWELAEWESRRWEDLTDTERKHSAMRMSVYAAQVHCMDYNVGRVLDWVEKSGEKDNTLIIFLSDNGACAEPHTETGFGTVADINDPQSWVAPSYGLPWAQVSNTPLRKYKVRAYEGGLAVPLIVSWPGRFSRFDGQIRDNVSFLPDLMATFVDVSGATYPATYGGNDIHPLEGKSLVPTIRKPKTVLHDYLFGEHFDNCYVRHGDWKAVKDEKSKEWELFNIPTDRTERRNLAAWYPELLDELVAKWKAWADTHEVYPKRLQK, from the coding sequence ATCGTGAATAAAACCGTTTTTGCATTGGGAGCTTCGGCCGCGGCGCTCGCCGGAGGCGCTGCGACGGCGGCGAAGCAGCCCAACATCATTTTGATCATGGTTGACGACATGGGCTATTCCGATGTCGGCTGCTACGGCGGCGAGATTCCCACGCCCAATATCGACCGTCTCGCCAAGAGCGGAGTGCGCTATACGCAGTTTTACTCCACGGCGCGTTCATGTCCCACGCGGGCCAGCCTGATGACGGGTCTGTATGCCCATCAGGCCGGCATCGGCGGCATGTCCGAGGACCCCGTTCCCGGACGCAAACCGGGCGATCCGTCTCCCCGGAAGCCTGCCGCTTATCAGGGCTATCTCAACCGGAACTGCGTAACGATTGCCGAAGTGCTGAAGAGCGCGGGCTATCATACCTACATGGCCGGCAAGTGGCATCTGGGCATGCACGGACAGGAGAAATGGCCTCTTCAGCGCGGCTTCGACCGTTTCTACGGCATCCTGGCCGGGGCCAGCAGCTATCTGCGGCCCCACGGCGGCCGCGGGCTCACGCTCGACAACACCAAACTGCCGCCTCCGGAGGCGCCGTATTATACGACGGATGCTTTCACCGACTATGCCATCGAGTTCCTCGACAGCAACAAGGGCGACGGCAAGCCCTATTTCCTCTACCTGGCCTATAACGCTCCCCACTGGCCGCTCCATGCCAAACAGGAGGACATCGACAAGTTTCTCGGCAAGTACGACGCGGGTTGGGAGGCGATCCGTGAGGCTCGTTTCCGCCGTCAGGCCGAACTGGGCCTCGTGGACGATTCGTGGGAGCTCGCCGAGTGGGAGTCGCGCCGCTGGGAGGATCTGACGGATACCGAGCGGAAGCACTCCGCGATGCGTATGTCGGTCTATGCCGCGCAGGTGCACTGCATGGACTACAACGTGGGCCGTGTGCTCGACTGGGTGGAAAAGAGCGGCGAGAAGGACAATACGCTGATCATCTTCCTTTCGGACAACGGAGCCTGCGCCGAGCCCCATACCGAAACGGGCTTCGGCACGGTGGCCGACATCAACGATCCCCAAAGCTGGGTGGCTCCCTCCTACGGCCTGCCGTGGGCGCAGGTGAGCAATACGCCGCTGCGCAAGTACAAGGTGCGCGCCTACGAGGGCGGCCTCGCCGTTCCGCTGATCGTTTCATGGCCCGGACGCTTCTCCCGTTTCGACGGACAGATCCGCGACAACGTGAGCTTCCTGCCCGACCTGATGGCTACGTTCGTCGATGTCTCGGGGGCGACCTATCCGGCGACCTACGGCGGCAACGACATTCATCCGCTGGAGGGCAAGAGCCTCGTGCCGACGATCCGCAAGCCGAAGACCGTGCTCCACGACTATCTTTTCGGCGAGCATTTCGACAACTGCTACGTGCGCCACGGCGACTGGAAAGCTGTCAAGGACGAGAAATCGAAGGAATGGGAGCTGTTCAACATTCCGACCGACCGCACCGAACGCCGCAATCTCGCCGCCTGGTATCCCGAGCTCCTCGATGAACTCGTGGCCAAATGGAAGGCGTGGGCCGATACGCACGAAGTGTACCCGAAGAGGTTGCAGAAATAG